A region of the Pantoea alfalfae genome:
TTCAACTTCAAAGAGGAACACAGAATGACTCAATATCGCGGTGGGGCCGGAAATTTTGCGGCTGATAAGGAGCGTGCTGCGGAAGCAGGACGCAAGGGCGGTCAGAAAAGCGGCGGGAATTTTAAGAACGATCCCGAACGTGCCATTGAAGCCGGACGCAAGGGAGGTAAGGTAAGCCGCAGAAGCTAAACGCTTTTAAGGTTGCTGTAACAGCAGTTTAATGCGTTTGCCGGGCTGTGCAGATTCTCTTTTCATTAGCCTGCAAGATAATTACCTCCTGAATTATGTCGCTGATTTATCATCGGCACAGAGAGACACCGTTAATTAAACCGGTCGGGATTTCCCTGCCGGTTTTTTATTTTCTATCGTTTAAAGTTATACGAATTAATAAAGTCCTGTACAACTAAGTTTTAAATGGCGCTTTTTTCATGCACATAATCTGAAAAAATTTATGCAGCGATTTATTGCTTTGTACAAATTCAACCTGCCTGGCGAAGCCGGAGCCATAAAAAATTTATCCGCTAAATCACTGCTGTGAAAAGGAAAATGCATTTTATATGCTACTTCTGTCTTAAATTCAGGCTGATGAAACGTGCGATATTAAGAATCTCCACTAGACTTTTCAGGTGTCAACGACATGACTGGCGTTGCGTTATTATCGACGCAGCTTTTTAAACAATGAGGCTATCTTATGACAGTGAAAACGTTAAACGATCTGTTCATCCATGACCTATCCGATGTATACAGCGCTGAGAAACAGATAACCCGTGCATTGCCTAAAATGGCGCGCGCAGCCAGTGACGAAAACCTTATCGCTGCGTTCAATCAGCACCTGGAAGAGACCCGTGCTCAGATTGAACGACTTGATGAACTGGTGGAAGTAACACCTGAAGTCAAAATCAAAAGAATGAAATGCCATGCGCTCGAGGGTCTGGTTGAAGAGGCGCAGGAAATTATCGACTCGGTCGAGAAGGGCGAAATCCGCGATCAGGGGCTGATCGGTGCAGCGCAGAAAGTGGAGCACTATGAGATTGCGACTTACGGTACGTTGCATGCGCTGGCGCTGAAGCTGGGTTATACCAAAGCGGCAGAGCTGCTGGCCGCGACTCTGGATGAAGAGAAACAAACCGATGAGAAACTCACCTCGGTAGCCGAAGCTATTACTGTCTCTTAAGGAGTAACACATGACAGCGATCGAACACTATCATGACTGGCTGCGCGATGCGCATGCGATGGAAAAGCAGGCAGAAAGCATGCTGAGCAAGATGTCAGGCCGTCTTGAACACTATCCGGCGCTGGAACAGCGTCTGGCGCAACATCTGGAAGAGACTAAGCATCAGCTGACCCTGCTGGAACAACTGCTCGACAGCCACGGTATCGATCACTCTGTGATGAAAGATGCGATGGGTAAAATGGCGGCGACCGGCCAGGCGGTGGGCGGTATGTTTAACTCAGATGAAGTGGTGAAGGGTGCCATCAGTGGCTACGTTTTTGAGAATGCTGAGATCGCCAGCTACACCAGCCTGATCGCCGCGGCGGAGCAGGTAGGCGATACGCAGGGCGTTCGCATTCTCAACGAGATCCGCGATCAGGAAGTGGCCATGGCGGAGTGGCTGCTGCAGAACCTGCCTGACGTGACTCAGCAGTTCCTGCAACGTGCATCACAGCCGGGCACTGAAGCGAAGAAGTAACGCCTGACAGCCTGCATGAAAAAAGCCGGGAATTGCCCGGCTTTTTGCGTTTTAGTAATTTGCAGGCTGCGACACTCAGTCAGCCATTAAATGCCCATACATCGTCATCAGCTTACGGGTAACGCCGTTCGTCCAGCCAAAGCCATCCTGTAACGGATATTCACCGCCGCCGCCGGGGCGCGCGCGTTCTCCGCTGATGTCATACTTCTCGACCAGCTTGTGGTGCAGCTGATAGAAGTTATTCACCGTATTAAGCCAGTTTACCGCGACTTCACTTGCCAGCGTCTCTTCACCGTAGTTATTCAGGCCAACAACGGCCATCCACTGCATCGGTGCCCAGCCGTTGGGACGATCCCACTGCTCACCGCTTTCCACCATTGAAGTCAGCAGGCCACCGTTGCTCAGCAGCAGATGACGCAGTGAGATTGCCTGCAGATGCGCCTGATGCGGCGTCGCCAGACCCACAAATAGCGGAACCACAGAGGCAACGGTAAAAGCACCGAAA
Encoded here:
- a CDS encoding ferritin-like domain-containing protein; this translates as MTAIEHYHDWLRDAHAMEKQAESMLSKMSGRLEHYPALEQRLAQHLEETKHQLTLLEQLLDSHGIDHSVMKDAMGKMAATGQAVGGMFNSDEVVKGAISGYVFENAEIASYTSLIAAAEQVGDTQGVRILNEIRDQEVAMAEWLLQNLPDVTQQFLQRASQPGTEAKK
- a CDS encoding YciE/YciF ferroxidase family protein, translated to MTVKTLNDLFIHDLSDVYSAEKQITRALPKMARAASDENLIAAFNQHLEETRAQIERLDELVEVTPEVKIKRMKCHALEGLVEEAQEIIDSVEKGEIRDQGLIGAAQKVEHYEIATYGTLHALALKLGYTKAAELLAATLDEEKQTDEKLTSVAEAITVS
- a CDS encoding general stress protein produces the protein MTQYRGGAGNFAADKERAAEAGRKGGQKSGGNFKNDPERAIEAGRKGGKVSRRS